One Nostoc sp. CENA543 genomic window, GTTCTTTAGTCAAAGCTTCCCATCGAGATTTTTCCACCCAAGATACATCAGGAGAACGGTCAGCACCATTTGGTAATGTAAATCCAGTGGATGAATCAAAGACCTCACCGAGTTGATTTTGTTCATTCCATGATGCTATTTGCAAAATTAAATTAACGTTCTTTCTCCCAGTTTCTCCTCCCGTGGGTGGCATTATTATTAACTCTCCCTGAGCATTACGTTCTAATTTTAAGTCTGGGTTTTCTGCACACAATTGATAAAATTGATCTCTCGTTAACTTAATTACAGAATTAAGATTTAAAGTAAGTGCTGTCATAGGAA contains:
- a CDS encoding Uma2 family endonuclease, which translates into the protein MTALTLNLNSVIKLTRDQFYQLCAENPDLKLERNAQGELIIMPPTGGETGRKNVNLILQIASWNEQNQLGEVFDSSTGFTLPNGADRSPDVSWVEKSRWEALTKEQRERFLPLCPDFVIEIMSPSDNLKKVQDKMNEYMLNGCRLGCLINRKKQEVEIYRPGQEIEVLKSPQTISGENVLPGFVLNMQRIWN